A part of Brassica rapa cultivar Chiifu-401-42 chromosome A05, CAAS_Brap_v3.01, whole genome shotgun sequence genomic DNA contains:
- the LOC103870649 gene encoding lysine-specific demethylase JMJ25 isoform X4 produces the protein MSSTEEEAIRVVADEEQNPRAVRIRAPRACTLSTVDYAEPPIDDDDDESKPKAKRGRPRKSPEEDQTTSGTPKAKPGRPRKIPEEVDDKPIRPRKNPEEDEKTNGTLKAKPGSPRKEDQTTNDTPKAKPGRPRKNPEEDEKVNGTPKAKRGRPRKNPQEDGNTDDKPKAKPARPRKNPEEDAKTDDKPKAKPGRQEEQKTSDTPKAKPGRPRKYPVNEEGEKSTKKVDQGVIACLEKKENGAEEIIKASDGMPRFKKVYSRKRPLKEDEDEKKDDELVSKGSVKVTKRPRKVVVGCLNKDEDKAEESECMMCHQCQRNDNGEVVRCQNCCDRKRYCHKCLETWYPRIPHEDIAKKCPFCWNTCNCRACLRLDTKMEGLNSDLKVSKDEEVQCSKYILQKLLPHLKEINDEQVLEKEAEANISGLEFGEVKPEDTNCSPGERLYCDSCQTAIFDLHRHCSSCGSDICIACSMEIRKGKLQACQEDVYWNYISRGLDYLHGGKEKIGKPTDDKLEPEPLLAIVKPPSTWKTDEVGLITCCCGEGILELKRVLPDGWVSELVKKVEETVEANKLFDLPEMATERCPCFDSEGHIDMDTNKNVLKAACREGSEDNYLYFPSATDAQEEINLKHFQHHWAKGEPVIVRNVLEATAGLSWEPGVMHRACRQMRSTKHETLLDVNAIDCLDCCEGSINLHAFFTGYQKGRYDREGWPSVLKLKDWPPSKSFNENLPRHCEEFLCSLPLKQYTHPVSGPLNLAVKLPDFCLKPDMGPKTYVAYGFAQEMGRGDSVTKLHCDMSDAVNVLTHVSEVTIKEEEKKSTIEKLKRKHAAQDVKELFGSVPNYKEKIEILENTNEEEVKNLEADGGALWDIFRREDVPKLEKYLLSHHKEFRHFFCSPVSKVVHPIHDQSFYLTRYHKMILKEEYGIEPWTFVQKLGDAVLIPVGCPHQVRNLKSCTKVALDFVSPENISECFRLTKEYRLLPPNHHSKEDKLQIKNMVIFAIDKALEDLNPNYRSHVAKEEEKKVTKTGRKRKNREMSNGANVLA, from the exons ATGAGTTCTACAGAGGAGGAAGCTATTAGGGTTGTTGCTGATGAAGAACAGAATCCACGAGCTGTTCGGATTAGGGCGCCGAGAGCTTGTACGTTATCAACGGTTGATTACGCCGAGCCTCCGATTGACGACGATGACGACGAAAGCAAGCCAAAGGCGAAACGAGGCAGGCCTCGTAAAAGCCCTGAAGAAGACCAAACGACGAGTGGTACACCAAAGGCTAAACCGGGTAGGCCTCGGAAGATTCCTGAAGAAGTTGATGATAAACCGATCAGGCCTCGTAAAAATCCGGAAGAAGACGAGAAGACGAATGGTACACTAAAGGCTAAACCGGGCAGTCCTCGGAAAGAAGACCAGACGACGAATGATACACCCAAGGCTAAACCGGGAAGGCCTCGGAAAAATCCTGAAGAAGACGAGAAGGTGAATGGTACACCAAAGGCTAAACGAGGCAGGCCTCGGAAAAATCCTCAAGAAGACGGGAATACAGATGATAAACCGAAGGCTAAACCGGCCAGGCCTCGAAAAAATCCTGAAGAAGACGCGAAGACAGATGATAAACCGAAGGCTAAACCGGGCAGGC AAGAAGAGCAGAAGACGAGTGATACACCAAAGGCTAAACCGGGAAGGCCTCGGAAGTATCCAGTCAACGAAGAAGGCGAAAAGTCAACGAAGAAAGTTGACCAAGGTGTTATCGCTTGTTTAGAGAAGAAGGAGAATGGAGCTGAAGAGATTATTAAGGCTTCTGATGGAATGCCAAGGTTCAAGAAGGTTTATTCTCGTAAAAGGCCATTgaaagaagacgaagacgaGAAGAAGGATGATGAACTTGTTTCTAAAGGCTCTGTTAAGGTTACTAAGAGGCCTCGGAAAGTGGTGGTAGGTTGTCTCAACAAAGACGAG GATAAAGCTGAAGAATCTGAGTGCATGATGTGTCATCAATGTCAACGTAACGATAATGGGGAGGTTGTGCGGTGTCAGAACTGCTGCGATAGGAAGCGTTATTGCCACAAATGCTTAGAAACTTG GTACCCTCGCATCCCACATGAAGACATTGCCAAGAAATGCCCGTTTTGCTGGAATACTTGCAACTGCAGAGCATGCTTGCGTCTAGATACTAAAATGGAA GGGTTAAATTCAGACCTCAAGGTTAGCAAGGATGAAGAAGTCCAATGCTCTAAGTATATTCTGCAAAAGCTTCTCCCACATCTGAAGGAAATAAACGATGAACAAGTTCTTGAGAAGGAAGCTGAGGCAAATATATCAG GACTGGAGTTTGGAGAGGTGAAGCCTGAAGACACTAATTGTAGCCCTGGCGAAAGACTATACTG TGATAGCTGCCAGACTGccatctttgaccttcatagACATTGCTCGAGCTGCGGTTCTGATATCTGCATTGCATGTTCCATGGAGATCCGAAAAGGAAAGCTTCAGGCATGTCAGGAGGATGTTTACTGGAATTACATTAGCAGAGGTTTAGATTATCTACATGgaggaaaagaaaaaattgGTAAACCTACGGATGATAAGCTGGAGCCGGAACCATTACTTGCTATTGTCAAGCCCCCATCTACTTGGAAAACAGATGAAGTCGGACTCATTACTTGCTGTTGTGGTGAGGGGATTTTAGAGTTGAAACGCGTGCTTCCCGATGGTTGGGTATCAGAATTGGTCAAAAAGGTTGAAGAAACTGTTGAAGCCAACAAGCTTTTTGATTTACCTGAAATGGCCACAGAGAGATGCCCTTGTTTTGACTCTGAAGGTCATATTGACATGGACACCAACAAAAACGTGTTAAAGGCTGCATGTCGAGAAGGATCAGAAGACAATTATCTATATTTTCCAAGTGCTACAGATGCTCAGGAGGAGATTAATCTGAAGCATTTTCAGCATCATTGGGCAAAAGGAGAGCCTGTGATTGTGAGGAACGTGCTTGAGGCTACAGCTGGTTTAAGCTGGGAACCAGGTGTTATGCATCGTGCTTGCCGTCAGATGAGAAGCACCAAGCATGAAACACTTCTGGACGTTAATGCTATTGATTGTCTAGACTGCTGTGAG GGATCTATTAATCTTCATGCATTCTTTACCGGTTACCAAAAAGGCCGTTATGATCGTGAGGGTTGGCCAAGTGTTCTGAAACTGAAAGATTGGCCTCCATCGAAGAGCTTCAATGAAAACTTGCCGCGTCACTGTGAGGAGTTCTTATGCAGTTTGCCTTTGAAGCAGTACACTCACCCGGTTAGTGGGCCTTTAAATCTTGCCGTGAAGTTGCCTGATTTTTGCTTGAAACCGGACATGGGACCAAAGACTTACGTTGCTTATGGATTTGCGCAAGAAATGGGCCGTGGAGATTCAGTAACCAAACTCCACTGCGACATGTCTGATGCG GTTAATGTGCTGACCCACGTAAGTGAAGTGACCATCAAAGAGGAAGAAAAGAAATCCACAATAGAAAAACTGAAGAGGAAGCATGCTGCACAAGATGTCAAGGAGCTGTTTGGCTCGGTTCCTAACTACAAGGAAAAGATTGAGATTCTTGAAAACACTAATGAAGAAGAAGTCAAGAACCTTGAAGCTGATGGAGGAGCTCTTTGGGACATTTTCCGTAGAGAAGATGTTCCAAAATTAGAGAAATACCTTCTGAGTCATCATAAAGAGTTTCGACATTTCTTCTGTTCCCCCGTCTCTAAG GTGGTTCATCCAATACATGACCAGTCTTTCTATCTGACGCGTTATCATAAAATGATTCTGAAAGAAGAATACG GCATTGAGCCATGGACGTTTGTTCAGAAGCTTGGAGATGCTGTGTTAATACCTGTAGGCTGCCCTCATCAAGTCAGGAACTTGAAG
- the LOC103870649 gene encoding lysine-specific demethylase JMJ25 isoform X2: protein MSSTEEEAIRVVADEEQNPRAVRIRAPRACTLSTVDYAEPPIDDDDDESKPKAKRGRPRKSPEEDQTTSGTPKAKPGRPRKIPEEVDDKPIRPRKNPEEDEKTNGTLKAKPGSPRKEDQTTNDTPKAKPGRPRKNPEEDEKVNGTPKAKRGRPRKNPQEDGNTDDKPKAKPARPRKNPEEDAKTDDKPKAKPGRPRKNPEEDQKTDDKPKAKPEEDQKTSDKPGKPRKNPEEEEQKTSDTPKAKPGRPRKYPVNEEGEKSTKKVDQGVIACLEKKENGAEEIIKASDGMPRFKKVYSRKRPLKEDEDEKKDDELVSKGSVKVTKRPRKVVVGCLNKDEDKAEESECMMCHQCQRNDNGEVVRCQNCCDRKRYCHKCLETWYPRIPHEDIAKKCPFCWNTCNCRACLRLDTKMELNSDLKVSKDEEVQCSKYILQKLLPHLKEINDEQVLEKEAEANISGLEFGEVKPEDTNCSPGERLYCDSCQTAIFDLHRHCSSCGSDICIACSMEIRKGKLQACQEDVYWNYISRGLDYLHGGKEKIGKPTDDKLEPEPLLAIVKPPSTWKTDEVGLITCCCGEGILELKRVLPDGWVSELVKKVEETVEANKLFDLPEMATERCPCFDSEGHIDMDTNKNVLKAACREGSEDNYLYFPSATDAQEEINLKHFQHHWAKGEPVIVRNVLEATAGLSWEPGVMHRACRQMRSTKHETLLDVNAIDCLDCCEGSINLHAFFTGYQKGRYDREGWPSVLKLKDWPPSKSFNENLPRHCEEFLCSLPLKQYTHPVSGPLNLAVKLPDFCLKPDMGPKTYVAYGFAQEMGRGDSVTKLHCDMSDAVNVLTHVSEVTIKEEEKKSTIEKLKRKHAAQDVKELFGSVPNYKEKIEILENTNEEEVKNLEADGGALWDIFRREDVPKLEKYLLSHHKEFRHFFCSPVSKVVHPIHDQSFYLTRYHKMILKEEYGIEPWTFVQKLGDAVLIPVGCPHQVRNLKSCTKVALDFVSPENISECFRLTKEYRLLPPNHHSKEDKLQIKNMVIFAIDKALEDLNPNYRSHVAKEEEKKVTKTGRKRKNREMSNGANVLA from the exons ATGAGTTCTACAGAGGAGGAAGCTATTAGGGTTGTTGCTGATGAAGAACAGAATCCACGAGCTGTTCGGATTAGGGCGCCGAGAGCTTGTACGTTATCAACGGTTGATTACGCCGAGCCTCCGATTGACGACGATGACGACGAAAGCAAGCCAAAGGCGAAACGAGGCAGGCCTCGTAAAAGCCCTGAAGAAGACCAAACGACGAGTGGTACACCAAAGGCTAAACCGGGTAGGCCTCGGAAGATTCCTGAAGAAGTTGATGATAAACCGATCAGGCCTCGTAAAAATCCGGAAGAAGACGAGAAGACGAATGGTACACTAAAGGCTAAACCGGGCAGTCCTCGGAAAGAAGACCAGACGACGAATGATACACCCAAGGCTAAACCGGGAAGGCCTCGGAAAAATCCTGAAGAAGACGAGAAGGTGAATGGTACACCAAAGGCTAAACGAGGCAGGCCTCGGAAAAATCCTCAAGAAGACGGGAATACAGATGATAAACCGAAGGCTAAACCGGCCAGGCCTCGAAAAAATCCTGAAGAAGACGCGAAGACAGATGATAAACCGAAGGCTAAACCGGGCAGGCCTCGGAAAAATCCTGAAGAAGACCAGAAGACAGATGATAAACCGAAGGCTAAACCTGAAGAAGATCAGAAGACAAGTGATAAACCGGGGAAGCCTCGGAAAAATCCGGAAGAAGAAGAGCAGAAGACGAGTGATACACCAAAGGCTAAACCGGGAAGGCCTCGGAAGTATCCAGTCAACGAAGAAGGCGAAAAGTCAACGAAGAAAGTTGACCAAGGTGTTATCGCTTGTTTAGAGAAGAAGGAGAATGGAGCTGAAGAGATTATTAAGGCTTCTGATGGAATGCCAAGGTTCAAGAAGGTTTATTCTCGTAAAAGGCCATTgaaagaagacgaagacgaGAAGAAGGATGATGAACTTGTTTCTAAAGGCTCTGTTAAGGTTACTAAGAGGCCTCGGAAAGTGGTGGTAGGTTGTCTCAACAAAGACGAG GATAAAGCTGAAGAATCTGAGTGCATGATGTGTCATCAATGTCAACGTAACGATAATGGGGAGGTTGTGCGGTGTCAGAACTGCTGCGATAGGAAGCGTTATTGCCACAAATGCTTAGAAACTTG GTACCCTCGCATCCCACATGAAGACATTGCCAAGAAATGCCCGTTTTGCTGGAATACTTGCAACTGCAGAGCATGCTTGCGTCTAGATACTAAAATGGAA TTAAATTCAGACCTCAAGGTTAGCAAGGATGAAGAAGTCCAATGCTCTAAGTATATTCTGCAAAAGCTTCTCCCACATCTGAAGGAAATAAACGATGAACAAGTTCTTGAGAAGGAAGCTGAGGCAAATATATCAG GACTGGAGTTTGGAGAGGTGAAGCCTGAAGACACTAATTGTAGCCCTGGCGAAAGACTATACTG TGATAGCTGCCAGACTGccatctttgaccttcatagACATTGCTCGAGCTGCGGTTCTGATATCTGCATTGCATGTTCCATGGAGATCCGAAAAGGAAAGCTTCAGGCATGTCAGGAGGATGTTTACTGGAATTACATTAGCAGAGGTTTAGATTATCTACATGgaggaaaagaaaaaattgGTAAACCTACGGATGATAAGCTGGAGCCGGAACCATTACTTGCTATTGTCAAGCCCCCATCTACTTGGAAAACAGATGAAGTCGGACTCATTACTTGCTGTTGTGGTGAGGGGATTTTAGAGTTGAAACGCGTGCTTCCCGATGGTTGGGTATCAGAATTGGTCAAAAAGGTTGAAGAAACTGTTGAAGCCAACAAGCTTTTTGATTTACCTGAAATGGCCACAGAGAGATGCCCTTGTTTTGACTCTGAAGGTCATATTGACATGGACACCAACAAAAACGTGTTAAAGGCTGCATGTCGAGAAGGATCAGAAGACAATTATCTATATTTTCCAAGTGCTACAGATGCTCAGGAGGAGATTAATCTGAAGCATTTTCAGCATCATTGGGCAAAAGGAGAGCCTGTGATTGTGAGGAACGTGCTTGAGGCTACAGCTGGTTTAAGCTGGGAACCAGGTGTTATGCATCGTGCTTGCCGTCAGATGAGAAGCACCAAGCATGAAACACTTCTGGACGTTAATGCTATTGATTGTCTAGACTGCTGTGAG GGATCTATTAATCTTCATGCATTCTTTACCGGTTACCAAAAAGGCCGTTATGATCGTGAGGGTTGGCCAAGTGTTCTGAAACTGAAAGATTGGCCTCCATCGAAGAGCTTCAATGAAAACTTGCCGCGTCACTGTGAGGAGTTCTTATGCAGTTTGCCTTTGAAGCAGTACACTCACCCGGTTAGTGGGCCTTTAAATCTTGCCGTGAAGTTGCCTGATTTTTGCTTGAAACCGGACATGGGACCAAAGACTTACGTTGCTTATGGATTTGCGCAAGAAATGGGCCGTGGAGATTCAGTAACCAAACTCCACTGCGACATGTCTGATGCG GTTAATGTGCTGACCCACGTAAGTGAAGTGACCATCAAAGAGGAAGAAAAGAAATCCACAATAGAAAAACTGAAGAGGAAGCATGCTGCACAAGATGTCAAGGAGCTGTTTGGCTCGGTTCCTAACTACAAGGAAAAGATTGAGATTCTTGAAAACACTAATGAAGAAGAAGTCAAGAACCTTGAAGCTGATGGAGGAGCTCTTTGGGACATTTTCCGTAGAGAAGATGTTCCAAAATTAGAGAAATACCTTCTGAGTCATCATAAAGAGTTTCGACATTTCTTCTGTTCCCCCGTCTCTAAG GTGGTTCATCCAATACATGACCAGTCTTTCTATCTGACGCGTTATCATAAAATGATTCTGAAAGAAGAATACG GCATTGAGCCATGGACGTTTGTTCAGAAGCTTGGAGATGCTGTGTTAATACCTGTAGGCTGCCCTCATCAAGTCAGGAACTTGAAG
- the LOC103870649 gene encoding lysine-specific demethylase JMJ25 isoform X3, whose amino-acid sequence MSSTEEEAIRVVADEEQNPRAVRIRAPRACTLSTVDYAEPPIDDDDDESKPKAKRGRPRKSPEEDQTTSGTPKAKPGRPRKIPEEVDDKPIRPRKNPEEDEKTNGTLKAKPGSPRKEDQTTNDTPKAKPGRPRKNPEEDEKVNGTPKAKRGRPRKNPQEDGNTDDKPKAKPARPRKNPEEDAKTDDKPKAKPGRPRKNPEEDQKTDDKPKAKPEEDQKTSDTPKAKPGRPRKYPVNEEGEKSTKKVDQGVIACLEKKENGAEEIIKASDGMPRFKKVYSRKRPLKEDEDEKKDDELVSKGSVKVTKRPRKVVVGCLNKDEDKAEESECMMCHQCQRNDNGEVVRCQNCCDRKRYCHKCLETWYPRIPHEDIAKKCPFCWNTCNCRACLRLDTKMEGLNSDLKVSKDEEVQCSKYILQKLLPHLKEINDEQVLEKEAEANISGLEFGEVKPEDTNCSPGERLYCDSCQTAIFDLHRHCSSCGSDICIACSMEIRKGKLQACQEDVYWNYISRGLDYLHGGKEKIGKPTDDKLEPEPLLAIVKPPSTWKTDEVGLITCCCGEGILELKRVLPDGWVSELVKKVEETVEANKLFDLPEMATERCPCFDSEGHIDMDTNKNVLKAACREGSEDNYLYFPSATDAQEEINLKHFQHHWAKGEPVIVRNVLEATAGLSWEPGVMHRACRQMRSTKHETLLDVNAIDCLDCCEGSINLHAFFTGYQKGRYDREGWPSVLKLKDWPPSKSFNENLPRHCEEFLCSLPLKQYTHPVSGPLNLAVKLPDFCLKPDMGPKTYVAYGFAQEMGRGDSVTKLHCDMSDAVNVLTHVSEVTIKEEEKKSTIEKLKRKHAAQDVKELFGSVPNYKEKIEILENTNEEEVKNLEADGGALWDIFRREDVPKLEKYLLSHHKEFRHFFCSPVSKVVHPIHDQSFYLTRYHKMILKEEYGIEPWTFVQKLGDAVLIPVGCPHQVRNLKSCTKVALDFVSPENISECFRLTKEYRLLPPNHHSKEDKLQIKNMVIFAIDKALEDLNPNYRSHVAKEEEKKVTKTGRKRKNREMSNGANVLA is encoded by the exons ATGAGTTCTACAGAGGAGGAAGCTATTAGGGTTGTTGCTGATGAAGAACAGAATCCACGAGCTGTTCGGATTAGGGCGCCGAGAGCTTGTACGTTATCAACGGTTGATTACGCCGAGCCTCCGATTGACGACGATGACGACGAAAGCAAGCCAAAGGCGAAACGAGGCAGGCCTCGTAAAAGCCCTGAAGAAGACCAAACGACGAGTGGTACACCAAAGGCTAAACCGGGTAGGCCTCGGAAGATTCCTGAAGAAGTTGATGATAAACCGATCAGGCCTCGTAAAAATCCGGAAGAAGACGAGAAGACGAATGGTACACTAAAGGCTAAACCGGGCAGTCCTCGGAAAGAAGACCAGACGACGAATGATACACCCAAGGCTAAACCGGGAAGGCCTCGGAAAAATCCTGAAGAAGACGAGAAGGTGAATGGTACACCAAAGGCTAAACGAGGCAGGCCTCGGAAAAATCCTCAAGAAGACGGGAATACAGATGATAAACCGAAGGCTAAACCGGCCAGGCCTCGAAAAAATCCTGAAGAAGACGCGAAGACAGATGATAAACCGAAGGCTAAACCGGGCAGGCCTCGGAAAAATCCTGAAGAAGACCAGAAGACAGATGATAAACCGAAGGCTAAACCTGAAGAAGAT CAGAAGACGAGTGATACACCAAAGGCTAAACCGGGAAGGCCTCGGAAGTATCCAGTCAACGAAGAAGGCGAAAAGTCAACGAAGAAAGTTGACCAAGGTGTTATCGCTTGTTTAGAGAAGAAGGAGAATGGAGCTGAAGAGATTATTAAGGCTTCTGATGGAATGCCAAGGTTCAAGAAGGTTTATTCTCGTAAAAGGCCATTgaaagaagacgaagacgaGAAGAAGGATGATGAACTTGTTTCTAAAGGCTCTGTTAAGGTTACTAAGAGGCCTCGGAAAGTGGTGGTAGGTTGTCTCAACAAAGACGAG GATAAAGCTGAAGAATCTGAGTGCATGATGTGTCATCAATGTCAACGTAACGATAATGGGGAGGTTGTGCGGTGTCAGAACTGCTGCGATAGGAAGCGTTATTGCCACAAATGCTTAGAAACTTG GTACCCTCGCATCCCACATGAAGACATTGCCAAGAAATGCCCGTTTTGCTGGAATACTTGCAACTGCAGAGCATGCTTGCGTCTAGATACTAAAATGGAA GGGTTAAATTCAGACCTCAAGGTTAGCAAGGATGAAGAAGTCCAATGCTCTAAGTATATTCTGCAAAAGCTTCTCCCACATCTGAAGGAAATAAACGATGAACAAGTTCTTGAGAAGGAAGCTGAGGCAAATATATCAG GACTGGAGTTTGGAGAGGTGAAGCCTGAAGACACTAATTGTAGCCCTGGCGAAAGACTATACTG TGATAGCTGCCAGACTGccatctttgaccttcatagACATTGCTCGAGCTGCGGTTCTGATATCTGCATTGCATGTTCCATGGAGATCCGAAAAGGAAAGCTTCAGGCATGTCAGGAGGATGTTTACTGGAATTACATTAGCAGAGGTTTAGATTATCTACATGgaggaaaagaaaaaattgGTAAACCTACGGATGATAAGCTGGAGCCGGAACCATTACTTGCTATTGTCAAGCCCCCATCTACTTGGAAAACAGATGAAGTCGGACTCATTACTTGCTGTTGTGGTGAGGGGATTTTAGAGTTGAAACGCGTGCTTCCCGATGGTTGGGTATCAGAATTGGTCAAAAAGGTTGAAGAAACTGTTGAAGCCAACAAGCTTTTTGATTTACCTGAAATGGCCACAGAGAGATGCCCTTGTTTTGACTCTGAAGGTCATATTGACATGGACACCAACAAAAACGTGTTAAAGGCTGCATGTCGAGAAGGATCAGAAGACAATTATCTATATTTTCCAAGTGCTACAGATGCTCAGGAGGAGATTAATCTGAAGCATTTTCAGCATCATTGGGCAAAAGGAGAGCCTGTGATTGTGAGGAACGTGCTTGAGGCTACAGCTGGTTTAAGCTGGGAACCAGGTGTTATGCATCGTGCTTGCCGTCAGATGAGAAGCACCAAGCATGAAACACTTCTGGACGTTAATGCTATTGATTGTCTAGACTGCTGTGAG GGATCTATTAATCTTCATGCATTCTTTACCGGTTACCAAAAAGGCCGTTATGATCGTGAGGGTTGGCCAAGTGTTCTGAAACTGAAAGATTGGCCTCCATCGAAGAGCTTCAATGAAAACTTGCCGCGTCACTGTGAGGAGTTCTTATGCAGTTTGCCTTTGAAGCAGTACACTCACCCGGTTAGTGGGCCTTTAAATCTTGCCGTGAAGTTGCCTGATTTTTGCTTGAAACCGGACATGGGACCAAAGACTTACGTTGCTTATGGATTTGCGCAAGAAATGGGCCGTGGAGATTCAGTAACCAAACTCCACTGCGACATGTCTGATGCG GTTAATGTGCTGACCCACGTAAGTGAAGTGACCATCAAAGAGGAAGAAAAGAAATCCACAATAGAAAAACTGAAGAGGAAGCATGCTGCACAAGATGTCAAGGAGCTGTTTGGCTCGGTTCCTAACTACAAGGAAAAGATTGAGATTCTTGAAAACACTAATGAAGAAGAAGTCAAGAACCTTGAAGCTGATGGAGGAGCTCTTTGGGACATTTTCCGTAGAGAAGATGTTCCAAAATTAGAGAAATACCTTCTGAGTCATCATAAAGAGTTTCGACATTTCTTCTGTTCCCCCGTCTCTAAG GTGGTTCATCCAATACATGACCAGTCTTTCTATCTGACGCGTTATCATAAAATGATTCTGAAAGAAGAATACG GCATTGAGCCATGGACGTTTGTTCAGAAGCTTGGAGATGCTGTGTTAATACCTGTAGGCTGCCCTCATCAAGTCAGGAACTTGAAG